Part of the Anaerolineales bacterium genome is shown below.
GTTGGTGACCACGATCCAATCTGCGGATCCGTTTTCGACGACGCGCAGCAAACCGTTTAGTTCAGACTCCACCCGCCCTTCCGCGGCGGATTCGTCCAGCGGATCCTCGTTTTCCGTTCCCGCCAGCATCGCGTTGCTCACCAGCAGGGTGATGCAATCCAGAACGATCACATCGGCCTGCGGAGGATCCTTCGTAAAAACTTCCGCGACGCCGCGCGGGATCTCGAGCGTCGTCCACCCCGCCGGGCGCTCGCTCCGATGCCGCCGGATCCGCGCGCGCATGTCGTCGTCGCCGGCTTCGGCGGTGGCCACGTATACAACCCGCCCGCCGCGTTCCTCCGCCAGCCGCCGGGCATGGGCGCTCTTTCCGCTGCGCGCGCCTCCCAGG
Proteins encoded:
- the cobU gene encoding bifunctional adenosylcobinamide kinase/adenosylcobinamide-phosphate guanylyltransferase, coding for MGKLTLILGGARSGKSAHARRLAEERGGRVVYVATAEAGDDDMRARIRRHRSERPAGWTTLEIPRGVAEVFTKDPPQADVIVLDCITLLVSNAMLAGTENEDPLDESAAEGRVESELNGLLRVVENGSADWIVVTNEVGSGLVPPYPAGRLYRDLLGRANQRLAARAEEVYWMAAGIPLPIHSFRNAPSAPSAGTRSRACS